TCCCCTTCACCGTCAGCATGAAGACCGGGATGCCCTGGGTGGCCGGATCCCGCTTCAGGGCCTCCAGGGCCTGGAAGCCGTCCATCCGCGGCATCATCACATCGAGCAGAATCAGGTCGGGCTGCTCCGTGCGGGCCTTCTCCAGGCCCTCCACCCCGTCGGCGGCGGCGATGACGGTGTACCCCGCGGTGCGGAGCTTGTAGTCGATGATCTTCAGGATGTGGACTTCGTCATCAACC
The Candidatus Methylomirabilis sp. DNA segment above includes these coding regions:
- a CDS encoding response regulator, with translation MPKILVVDDEVHILKIIDYKLRTAGYTVIAAADGVEGLEKARTEQPDLILLDVMMPRMDGFQALEALKRDPATQGIPVFMLTVKGKEMDRLRGLQMGVAAYITKPFSPNALLARIDETLRPA